A window of Clostridium botulinum BKT015925 contains these coding sequences:
- the rlmD gene encoding 23S rRNA (uracil(1939)-C(5))-methyltransferase RlmD: MNKIIPVEKNKEYIVDISALGFEGEGIAKIDNYAIFIPEAMIGEKVKIKIVKVKKNFAYGKLIEILETSKNREIPVCDIYKRCGGCSIQHFNYDAQLEFKKNRVKDCLERIGKLQVITKEEKNISYLDNKLAILHDTLGMQNPYRYRNKVQLPVGEENGEIKIGFYAPRSHNIIDMDICYIQDEVGDTVVSLTREWMEKYNIKPYNEEKNVGIVRHIMIRRGFNTNEVMVVIVTRTNELPHKEELIELILKNIDGVTSIVQNINSKKTNVVLGLNNITLYGKEYISDYIGEFKFNISPLSFFQVNPIQTEVLYNKALEYAALTGNEVVFDAYCGTGTISLFLSKNAKKVYGVEIVEDAIENAKINAKENNVNNAEFIVGKSEEVIPNLIKQGIKADVVVVDPPRKGCDKSLLDAIGNMKPDRIVYVSCDPGTLARDLAILDELGYETKEVQPVDMFPQTGHVENVVLLNYK; encoded by the coding sequence ATGAATAAAATTATACCTGTAGAAAAAAATAAGGAATACATTGTAGACATTTCAGCTTTGGGATTTGAAGGCGAAGGAATAGCCAAAATAGATAATTATGCAATATTTATACCAGAAGCAATGATTGGAGAAAAAGTAAAAATTAAAATAGTTAAAGTTAAAAAGAATTTTGCTTATGGAAAATTAATTGAAATATTAGAAACATCGAAAAATAGAGAAATACCAGTATGTGATATTTATAAAAGATGTGGTGGATGTAGTATTCAACATTTTAATTACGATGCACAATTAGAGTTTAAGAAAAATAGAGTTAAGGATTGTTTAGAGAGAATAGGAAAACTTCAAGTTATTACGAAGGAAGAAAAGAATATTAGTTATTTAGACAATAAGTTAGCTATATTACATGATACATTAGGAATGCAAAATCCATATAGATATAGAAATAAAGTTCAACTTCCAGTTGGAGAAGAAAATGGAGAAATTAAAATTGGATTTTATGCACCAAGAAGTCACAACATTATAGATATGGATATTTGTTATATACAAGATGAAGTTGGCGATACAGTAGTATCACTAACAAGAGAATGGATGGAAAAATACAATATAAAACCATATAATGAAGAAAAAAATGTTGGAATAGTAAGACATATAATGATTAGAAGAGGGTTTAATACAAATGAGGTTATGGTTGTTATTGTAACTAGAACAAATGAATTACCGCATAAGGAAGAATTAATTGAATTAATATTAAAAAACATAGATGGAGTAACTAGTATAGTTCAAAATATAAATTCTAAAAAAACTAATGTAGTTTTAGGATTAAATAATATAACGCTATATGGAAAAGAGTATATAAGTGACTACATAGGGGAATTTAAATTTAACATATCACCTTTATCATTCTTTCAAGTTAATCCTATACAAACAGAAGTACTATATAACAAAGCATTAGAATATGCAGCACTTACAGGAAATGAAGTAGTTTTTGATGCTTATTGCGGAACAGGAACTATATCATTATTTTTATCTAAAAATGCAAAGAAGGTATATGGTGTAGAAATAGTAGAAGATGCAATTGAAAATGCAAAAATAAATGCTAAAGAAAATAATGTTAATAATGCTGAGTTTATTGTTGGTAAATCAGAAGAGGTTATACCAAACTTAATTAAGCAGGGAATAAAAGCTGATGTAGTTGTAGTAGATCCACCAAGAAAAGGATGTGACAAATCACTACTAGATGCTATAGGAAATATGAAGCCAGATAGAATAGTGTATGTTTCCTGTGATCCAGGTACACTTGCTAGAGATTTAGCTATTTTAGATGAATTAGGATATGAAACTAAAGAAGTTCAACCCGTGGATATGTTCCCTCAGACAGGGCACGTTGAGAACGTGGTGTTGCTAAATTATAAATAA
- a CDS encoding helix-turn-helix transcriptional regulator yields MTHIQEIQTALDYIEMNLHEELTLDEISKVAGFSKFYFHRIFKREVGIALYDYIRKRRLTRAASVLLNTNTSIIDIALTYQFESQESFTRAFKSVYQLPPGRYRSAIKDLIMGGINMNSQNKIKGWIITGTSPEKYQISIDDKIYHMGSKAATIYSDADEISIEEYGTIMQQISAKTFVGKRMRFSGFVKTKEVGGWCGLWMRIDGSLGVTLKFDNMQSRAITGTTEWNYYSCVLDIPENASIINIGVLLAGKGQIWFDNADLQEVDYNTPTTEFVPEEVFPDHILNQSFEEF; encoded by the coding sequence ATGACGCACATTCAAGAAATTCAGACAGCATTAGATTATATTGAAATGAATTTACATGAAGAACTGACTTTGGATGAAATTTCTAAAGTTGCAGGATTTTCAAAATTCTATTTTCATAGGATTTTTAAGAGAGAAGTAGGAATTGCATTATATGACTATATCAGAAAGCGAAGACTTACTAGGGCAGCTTCAGTTCTGTTGAATACGAATACATCTATAATCGATATTGCTCTAACCTACCAGTTTGAATCCCAAGAATCTTTCACAAGGGCTTTTAAAAGTGTTTATCAATTACCACCAGGGAGATACAGATCAGCCATTAAGGATTTAATTATGGGGGGAATTAATATGAATAGTCAAAATAAAATAAAAGGTTGGATTATAACAGGGACATCCCCTGAAAAATACCAAATTAGCATTGACGATAAAATATATCACATGGGTTCAAAGGCAGCTACAATTTATTCTGATGCAGACGAAATTTCCATTGAAGAGTATGGCACTATAATGCAGCAAATTAGCGCTAAAACTTTTGTTGGAAAGCGAATGCGCTTTTCAGGTTTTGTAAAAACCAAGGAGGTAGGGGGTTGGTGTGGATTATGGATGAGAATAGATGGCTCTTTAGGTGTTACATTGAAATTTGATAATATGCAAAGCAGGGCAATTACCGGAACAACTGAATGGAATTATTATTCTTGTGTACTGGATATCCCAGAAAACGCATCTATTATCAATATTGGAGTATTGCTAGCTGGTAAAGGTCAAATTTGGTTTGATAATGCTGATTTGCAGGAAGTAGATTATAATACCCCAACAACTGAATTTGTTCCTGAAGAAGTATTTCCAGACCATATTTTGAATCAATCCTTTGAGGAATTTTGA
- the pyk gene encoding pyruvate kinase, whose translation MQRTKMVFTIGPASENKEYLRELILAGMSAARLNFSHGDFEEHGGRIKTIRELRKELNKQVAIVLDTKGPEIRTKEFEGKVKLVKGSKFTIYCTEDVMGDATKCTITYTDLYKDVKPGNTILIDDGLVGLTVESIEDTKIHCVVANNGIVSSKKGVNVPNVSIKLPAITEKDKGDLIFGCQEEVDMVAASFIRKADDVLAIRKVLDENGGEHIRIFSKIENQEGVDNVDEILEVSDGIMVARGDMGVEIPIEQVPIVQKMIIAKCNKAGKPVITATQMLDSMIRNPRPTRAEASDIANAIFDGTDATMLSGESANGDYPIQAAQTMARIAQAAEKYVDHKANLEKSKLEKVDNIADAISLSACTTAMELNAAAIIVPTKTGNTAKMIAKYRPECPIIAVTPDDKITRRLAISCGVYALTATAFNSTDEMIEKSVAFAKEAGHVKDGDTVVVAAGLPIHESGTTNMIKVHVVGK comes from the coding sequence ATGCAAAGAACTAAGATGGTTTTTACAATTGGACCTGCAAGTGAGAACAAAGAATATTTAAGAGAACTTATTTTAGCTGGAATGAGCGCAGCTAGACTTAACTTTTCACATGGTGATTTTGAAGAACATGGTGGAAGAATCAAAACTATAAGAGAATTAAGAAAAGAATTAAACAAACAAGTAGCAATAGTTTTAGACACTAAGGGACCTGAAATCAGAACTAAGGAATTCGAAGGAAAAGTAAAATTAGTTAAAGGAAGCAAATTCACAATATATTGTACAGAAGATGTAATGGGAGATGCTACTAAATGTACTATTACATATACTGACTTATATAAAGATGTTAAACCAGGAAATACTATATTAATAGATGACGGTTTAGTTGGTCTTACTGTAGAATCAATTGAAGATACTAAAATTCACTGCGTAGTTGCAAACAATGGTATTGTATCTAGCAAAAAAGGAGTTAACGTTCCAAACGTAAGCATAAAACTTCCTGCTATAACTGAAAAAGATAAGGGAGATTTAATCTTCGGATGTCAAGAAGAAGTTGATATGGTTGCTGCTTCATTTATAAGAAAAGCAGATGACGTTTTAGCTATAAGAAAAGTTTTAGATGAAAATGGTGGAGAACACATAAGAATATTCTCTAAAATAGAAAACCAAGAGGGTGTGGATAATGTTGATGAAATATTAGAAGTATCTGATGGTATCATGGTTGCTAGAGGAGACATGGGAGTTGAAATTCCTATAGAACAAGTTCCAATAGTTCAAAAAATGATAATAGCTAAATGTAACAAAGCTGGAAAACCAGTTATAACAGCAACACAAATGCTTGACTCAATGATTAGAAACCCAAGACCAACAAGAGCAGAAGCATCAGACATAGCAAACGCTATATTTGATGGAACAGATGCTACAATGTTAAGTGGAGAATCTGCTAATGGAGATTACCCAATTCAAGCTGCTCAAACAATGGCTAGAATAGCTCAAGCTGCTGAAAAATACGTTGATCACAAAGCTAACTTAGAAAAAAGCAAGCTAGAAAAAGTTGACAATATTGCAGATGCTATAAGCTTAAGTGCTTGCACAACAGCTATGGAATTAAATGCTGCTGCAATAATCGTACCAACTAAGACTGGTAACACAGCTAAAATGATCGCTAAATATAGACCAGAATGTCCAATCATAGCAGTAACACCAGATGACAAAATAACTAGAAGATTAGCTATATCATGTGGAGTATACGCATTAACTGCTACAGCTTTCAATTCAACTGATGAAATGATCGAAAAATCTGTTGCATTTGCTAAAGAAGCAGGACACGTTAAAGATGGAGATACTGTTGTAGTAGCTGCTGGACTTCCAATACACGAATCAGGCACTACTAACATGATAAAAGTACACGTTGTAGGAAAATAA
- a CDS encoding RNA polymerase sigma factor produces the protein MASQPIRDIKNGDADLAETIVRENYKEIYKYCYWKIGNSEKAEDITQEVFFRFIKNIGCYSERGKPRAYLYTIAKNLCINEYKKCNREILNSDEVIIKLITGDIFENIVDKLTLQKLIGELSKEQQEVILLRFGQGLKLGEIAIITDTTRFTVQYRIKKSLGILKKKLREGGIDYEKRPTGEY, from the coding sequence GTGGCATCACAACCAATAAGGGATATTAAAAATGGTGATGCAGATTTAGCTGAAACCATTGTTAGGGAAAATTATAAAGAAATCTATAAGTACTGTTATTGGAAAATAGGTAATAGTGAGAAGGCTGAGGATATTACTCAAGAAGTTTTTTTTAGGTTCATAAAAAACATTGGTTGTTATTCAGAACGTGGAAAGCCGAGAGCTTACTTATATACCATTGCTAAAAATTTATGCATTAATGAGTATAAAAAATGTAATAGAGAAATTTTAAATTCAGATGAAGTAATCATCAAATTAATAACAGGAGATATTTTTGAAAATATTGTTGATAAGCTTACTCTACAAAAACTTATAGGAGAACTTTCAAAAGAACAACAAGAAGTCATTTTATTAAGATTTGGACAAGGATTAAAGCTTGGAGAAATTGCAATTATAACTGATACAACAAGATTTACTGTTCAATATAGAATAAAAAAATCATTAGGAATTTTAAAGAAAAAATTAAGAGAAGGAGGTATTGACTATGAAAAAAGACCTACAGGAGAGTATTAA
- the pfkA gene encoding 6-phosphofructokinase yields the protein MKTIAVLTSGGDAPGMNAAIRAVVRTGLDKGLKVMGIQRGYSGLINGEIFEMNRQSVADIIHRGGTILRTARCEEFKTEAGRKKGVGILKAFGIDGVVVIGGDGSFQGAQLLSKLGVKTIGIPGTIDNDLAYTDYTIGFDTATNTVLDAINKLRDTSSSHERVSIVEVMGRGCGDLALFAGIGGGAESVIVPEKEFNEDELCKKILEGKLRGKLHNLIILAEGVGGGEALTKKVQEVTGIQTRLTTLGHIQRGGSPSAFDRVLSCRLGAKAVELLIEGKSSRVVGLRNNKVVDDDIDEALSMESKFDDDLYDIAEILSY from the coding sequence ATGAAAACAATTGCTGTTTTAACAAGTGGTGGAGATGCCCCAGGAATGAACGCCGCAATAAGAGCGGTTGTAAGAACAGGGCTAGACAAAGGTCTCAAAGTAATGGGAATACAAAGAGGGTACAGTGGATTAATAAATGGGGAAATTTTTGAAATGAACCGTCAAAGTGTTGCTGATATAATACATAGAGGCGGGACAATTTTGAGAACAGCTCGTTGCGAAGAATTTAAAACTGAAGCTGGTAGAAAAAAAGGCGTTGGAATTCTAAAAGCTTTTGGAATTGATGGAGTTGTAGTTATAGGTGGAGATGGATCTTTCCAAGGCGCACAATTGCTATCAAAATTAGGTGTTAAAACTATAGGAATACCAGGAACTATAGATAATGACTTAGCTTATACAGATTATACTATAGGATTTGATACAGCAACTAACACTGTGTTAGATGCTATTAACAAATTAAGAGATACTTCATCTTCTCATGAAAGAGTTAGTATAGTTGAAGTTATGGGAAGAGGTTGTGGAGATTTAGCTTTATTTGCTGGAATTGGTGGTGGCGCTGAAAGTGTCATAGTACCAGAAAAAGAATTCAATGAAGATGAATTATGCAAAAAGATATTAGAAGGTAAATTAAGAGGAAAACTTCACAATTTAATAATCCTAGCTGAAGGTGTAGGTGGAGGAGAAGCTCTAACTAAAAAAGTACAAGAAGTAACAGGAATACAAACTAGATTAACAACTCTAGGACATATACAAAGAGGAGGAAGTCCTTCAGCATTTGATAGAGTTTTATCATGTAGATTAGGAGCTAAAGCTGTTGAACTTTTAATTGAAGGAAAATCTTCAAGAGTAGTTGGTTTAAGAAATAATAAGGTGGTTGATGATGATATAGATGAAGCATTATCAATGGAAAGTAAATTTGATGATGATTTATATGATATAGCAGAAATACTATCTTATTAA
- a CDS encoding ABC transporter ATP-binding protein produces MELTFNKLTRKFNDKIAVNEISTKISTGVYGLLGANGAGKTTLMRMICGVINSTSGDILLDNNNIRDLGEEYRNLLGYLPQDFGYYPDFTAKEFMYYIAALKGISTHKAKARTKELLEMVALSKVANKKIGAFSGGMKQRLGIAQAVLNDPKILILDEPTAGLDPKERVRFRNLVANFAKDKIVILSTHIVSDIEYIADKIFIMKEGNFIMQGTVDELIALAKGYVWECVVDSREVEKYQSKYCIGNLHHLNGKVKLRIISKEKPMEDAVSEMPTLEDLYLYYFQDEQSYEEV; encoded by the coding sequence ATGGAGCTTACTTTTAATAAGTTAACAAGAAAATTTAATGATAAAATAGCTGTAAATGAAATCTCAACAAAGATTTCAACGGGAGTTTATGGATTACTCGGGGCAAATGGTGCTGGAAAAACAACTCTTATGCGCATGATTTGTGGTGTTATAAATTCTACATCAGGTGATATATTATTAGATAATAATAATATACGTGACCTTGGAGAGGAATATAGAAATTTACTGGGGTATTTACCACAAGACTTTGGTTATTATCCAGATTTTACGGCAAAGGAGTTTATGTATTATATTGCTGCTTTAAAAGGTATTAGTACGCATAAGGCTAAAGCAAGAACAAAAGAATTATTAGAAATGGTAGCATTATCAAAAGTTGCAAATAAAAAAATTGGTGCTTTTTCTGGAGGAATGAAACAACGTTTAGGAATAGCACAAGCTGTTCTAAATGATCCTAAAATATTAATTTTAGATGAGCCTACAGCGGGACTAGATCCTAAAGAACGAGTTCGTTTTAGAAATTTAGTGGCTAATTTTGCAAAGGATAAAATAGTTATTCTATCTACACATATTGTTTCGGATATAGAATATATAGCAGATAAAATTTTTATTATGAAAGAAGGAAATTTTATTATGCAGGGAACTGTTGATGAACTTATAGCATTAGCAAAGGGATATGTTTGGGAGTGTGTAGTTGATTCACGAGAAGTTGAAAAGTATCAAAGTAAATATTGTATTGGAAATTTACATCACTTAAATGGGAAGGTTAAACTTAGAATTATTTCTAAAGAGAAACCAATGGAAGATGCAGTTTCTGAAATGCCAACTTTAGAAGACTTATATCTATATTATTTTCAAGATGAACAGTCTTATGAGGAGGTATAA
- a CDS encoding ABC transporter permease subunit, whose translation MVVLIKYELKKIFKRKSTKVSLVVILLWLLCLCIIVIKDHDYTDKSGKVINGLKSIELKKEGVTKHEGYLSKEKLTNVFNDYQNIINDSKNYQPNSKWLKNEAFAKYVDKYEILDLFREDFSYADTLNYDIIDSLHSKDIKDFYKRRDAKVKEILNKKYTHGSYSQSEKEYVCSLNKKISKPFYFNYFDGWESILRRLFQIMVMLITLVISICVAPIFALEYQTGADSVILSTRYGKNKLIIAKILAVLLCSTVVYFGLVLIVTLGMLWCYGIEGWNAAFQVISIKSVYPYSVLEVYLLGVAIGYLVILAFSSFIMLLSSKIKTPSIMVVSGLLIFVPIFIRRSKENLALNRVMNLFPGNAVNTFVNFSSYDTYAFKNIVLLAPQLITILSVIGIFIFVPIAFCNFRNHEVV comes from the coding sequence GTGGTAGTATTAATAAAATATGAACTTAAAAAAATCTTTAAGAGAAAAAGTACTAAGGTGTCTTTAGTAGTTATTTTATTATGGCTATTATGCTTATGCATTATTGTCATAAAAGACCATGATTATACAGATAAAAGTGGGAAAGTGATTAATGGACTAAAATCTATTGAACTAAAGAAAGAAGGGGTAACAAAACATGAAGGATATTTATCTAAAGAGAAATTAACAAATGTATTTAATGATTACCAAAACATAATTAATGACAGTAAAAATTATCAACCTAATTCAAAGTGGTTAAAGAATGAAGCTTTTGCAAAGTATGTTGATAAGTATGAAATTTTAGATCTTTTCCGTGAAGATTTTTCTTATGCTGATACTTTAAATTATGACATTATAGACTCATTACACAGTAAAGATATAAAAGATTTTTATAAAAGACGTGATGCAAAAGTTAAAGAAATATTGAATAAGAAGTATACACATGGGAGCTATTCACAAAGTGAAAAAGAATATGTATGTTCTTTAAATAAAAAGATTTCAAAACCATTTTATTTTAACTATTTTGATGGATGGGAGTCAATTTTAAGACGTTTATTTCAAATAATGGTAATGCTCATTACCTTGGTTATAAGCATATGTGTTGCTCCTATATTTGCATTGGAATATCAAACAGGAGCGGATTCTGTTATTTTATCCACAAGATATGGAAAGAATAAGTTAATCATAGCAAAGATTTTAGCTGTACTTTTATGTTCAACCGTTGTTTATTTTGGATTGGTACTCATAGTTACATTAGGTATGCTATGGTGTTATGGAATAGAAGGGTGGAATGCTGCCTTTCAAGTTATCTCTATTAAATCAGTATATCCTTATTCTGTATTAGAGGTTTATTTACTAGGAGTTGCTATAGGATATTTAGTTATATTGGCATTTTCTTCGTTTATTATGTTATTATCATCAAAAATTAAAACACCATCTATTATGGTCGTTAGTGGATTATTGATTTTTGTGCCAATATTCATTCGAAGAAGTAAGGAAAATCTAGCACTGAATAGAGTGATGAACTTGTTCCCGGGAAATGCGGTTAATACATTTGTGAATTTTTCTTCATATGATACGTATGCTTTTAAAAATATAGTTTTATTAGCACCTCAATTGATAACAATACTATCTGTTATAGGAATTTTTATATTTGTACCTATTGCTTTTTGCAACTTTAGAAATCATGAAGTAGTTTAA